In the Juglans microcarpa x Juglans regia isolate MS1-56 chromosome 6D, Jm3101_v1.0, whole genome shotgun sequence genome, one interval contains:
- the LOC121236024 gene encoding glycine cleavage system H protein 3, mitochondrial-like has product MALRMWASSTANAFRFSHASKSQLSSAFSLSRCFSTVLDGLKYASSHEWVKHEGAVATIGITDHAQDHLGEVVFVELPEAGGSISQGASFGAVESVKATSDVNSPISGEIVEVNTKLTESPGLINSKPYEDGWMIKVKPSNPSELEAMMGPKEYTKFCEEEDASH; this is encoded by the exons ATGGCTCTCAGAATGTGGGCTTCTTCCACAGCCAATGCATTCAGATTCTCTCATGCCTCCAAATCCCAACTCTCCTctgcattctctctctcccgctGCTTCTCTACAG TGTTGGATGGGTTGAAGTATGCATCCTCGCATGAGTGGGTGAAGCATGAAGGCGCTGTGGCTACAATCGGCATCACTGACCATGCTCAg GACCATCTTGGAGAAGTAGTGTTTGTGGAACTGCCAGAAGCTGGGGGCTCAATATCTCAAGGTGCCAGTTTTGGAGCTGTGGAAAGTGTCAAAGCAACCAGTGATGTCAATTCCCCTATCTCGGGTGAGATTGTTGAGGTCAACACAAAGCTTACTGAATCACCTGGCTTG ATCAATTCAAAGCCATACGAAGATGGATGGATGATCAAGGTGAAGCCAAGCAATCCCTCTGAATTAGAAGCCATGATGGGTCCAAAGGAATACACAAAATTCTGTGAGGAGGAGGATGCTTCACATtag
- the LOC121233929 gene encoding beta-amyrin 11-oxidase-like has translation MELWWLILGVLLGGYVFLFWFLRKFNEWYYVGKLGKTKYPLPPGDMGWPYLGGLPTFLKAFKSNDPDSYIHNLVNKYGRTGIYKTFMFGSPSVIVSIPETCKKVLMDDERFKLGYPKATTILTGRRSFHGISTSEHKRLRRLTTSPINGHEALAGYIDLIEDIVVTSLEEWASMKEPIQLLTELRGFAFKVITNIFISTHSESVISAVENLYSDLNAGIKSQAINIPGFTFHRALKARKRLVKIFQTVVDKKRATTKNDSINNNNNNNPTEMKKDMMDLLLGVEDEDGRQLEDEDIIDLLIVFMLAGHESSAHGVLWAIIYMSQHPEIFRKAKEEQDEIVKRRPSTQKGLTLTEIRQMGYLSKVIEETLRRTSISFSVFREAKEDVDINGYLIPKGWKVLVWNRGVHMDPENYPNPKEFDPSRWDNKSRSAGSYLPFGLGSRYCPGSDLAKLEITIFLHHYLRNYNVERLNPDGPIKYLPLPSPADKCPARIIKVA, from the exons ATGGAGTTGTGGTGGTTGATTCTTGGAGTTCTCTTGGGTGGATATGTGTTTCTATTCTGGTTTCTGAGGAAATTTAATGAGTGGTATTATGTAGGCAAGCTGGGGAAAACAAAATACCCTCTTCCTCCTGGTGATATGGGTTGGCCTTACCTTGGTGGTCTCCCAACCTTCCTCAAAGCTTTCAAATCCAATGACCCTGATTCCTACATTCACAACCTTGTAAACAA GTATGGCAGGACTGGTATCTACAAGACTTTTATGTTTGGGAGCCCAAGTGTGATTGTTTCTATCCCAGAAACATGCAAAAAAGTTTTGATGGATGATGAAAGGTTCAAACTAGGTTATCCTAAGGCCACAACCATCCTTACAGGTAGAAGATCATTCCATGGCATTTCAACCTCCGAGCACAAGCGCCTTCGCCGGTTAACCACATCTCCAATCAACGGCCACGAGGCACTGGCTGGGTATATTGACCTTATCGAGGACATTGTGGTAACCTCATTGGAGGAGTGGGCCAGCATGAAGGAGCCAATCCAGCTCTTGACAGAGTTGAGAGGGTTTGCCTTTAAGGTCATCACCAACATTTTCATCAGCACCCACAGTGAGTCTGTTATTTCGGCAGTGGAAAACTTATACAGTGATTTAAATGCTGGAATAAAGTCTCAGGCCATTAATATTCCTGGATTTACATTCCATAGAGCGCTCAAG GCACGAAAACGTTTGGTGAAGATCTTCCAAACTGTAGTAGATAAAAAGAGGGCAACGACCAAAAACGAttccattaataataataataataataatccaacGGAGATGAAAAAAGATATGATGGATTTGCTATTGGgagttgaagatgaagatggaaGACAATTGGAGGATGAGGATATCATAGATTTACTAATCGTGTTCATGTTAGCCGGCCATGAAAGCTCTGCCCATGGAGTATTGTGGGCAATCATCTACATGTCACAACATCCAGAAATCTTCAGGAAAGCCAAG GAAGAGCAAGATGAGATCGTGAAGAGAAGACCGTCTACACAGAAAGGACTGACTCTCACGGAGATCAGACAAATGGGATATCTTTCTAAG GTAATTGAGGAGACGCTCCGCAGAACAAGTATCTCATTTTCGGTTTTCAGAGAGGCCAAAGAGGATGTTGACATAAATG gTTATCTCATTCCAAAGGGATGGAAAGTGTTGGTCTGGAACAGAGGAGTCCATATGGATCCCGAAAACTATCCAAACCCTAAAGAATTTGATCCTTCAAGATGGGAT AATAAATCCAGATCAGCTGGGAGCTACCTTCCTTTTGGATTAGGAAGTAGGTATTGCCCTGGAAGTGATCTGGCCAAGCTCGAGATCACCATCTTCCTCCATCATTATCTCAGAAACTACAA TGTGGAGCGACTTAACCCAGATGgcccaataaaatatttacccCTTCCAAGTCCTGCAGACAAGTGCCCAGCAAGAATCATAAAAGTCGCATAA